A DNA window from Anastrepha ludens isolate Willacy chromosome 6, idAnaLude1.1, whole genome shotgun sequence contains the following coding sequences:
- the LOC128866139 gene encoding valine--tRNA ligase: MEQPVSNGETVAPAALANGDGPPKTAKQLEKEAKKAEKLAKLQAKLDKKAVAPAATEKKEKPEKKVKEAKETAVYTANTAPGEKKYVAGALPDAYSPRYVEAQWYSWWEKEGFFTPEYGRTSISEPNPKGKFVMVIPPPNVTGSLHLGHALTNAIEDAITRYHRMKGLTTLWVPGCDHAGIATQVVVEKKLWREEKLTRHDLGREKFIEKIWDWRREKGVRIYDQLKCLGSSYDWTRVAFTMDPKLCRAVTEAFVRLHEDGSIYRSSRLVNWSCALRSAISDIEVDKIDIPGRTFFSIPGYNEKVEFGVLIKFAYKIENSDEEVVVATTRIETMLGDTAVAVHPQDERYKHLHGKFVQHPFCERRIPIVVDDFVDMNFGTGAVKITPAHDPNDYEVGKRCNLPFITIFNDDGYIIGEYGEFKGMKRFDCRKRILEKLKELGLYRETVNNPMVVPFCSRSKDVVEPMIKPQWYVKCNQLAADATEAVRKGELKIIPEHHTKIWYHWMEGIRDWCVSRQLWWGHRIPAYHVTFKDETMKRTHDDEAYWIVARTEQEALKKASEKFNVDPSNIVLHQDEDVLDTWFSSGLFPFSVFGWPGNTADLQAFYPTTLLETGHDILFFWVARMVFFGQKLLGKLPFKEVYLHPMVRDAHGRKMSKSLGNVIDPMDVIKGITLEELHKLLYDSNLDPREIEKAKAGQKQDFPNGIPECGSDALRFALCAYITQARDINLDINRVQGYRFFCNKLWNATKFALIYFTGDERYTSNLTLSGNENNMDLWVLSRLATAIEACNTGFAQYDFAAVTSACYSFWLYDLCDVYLECVKPIFQSGSDEQKAAARRTLFVCLDMGLRILSPFMPFITEELFQRLPRADKTPSICLAAYPENVTWHDEKIEKEVEFMQKAARIIRSARSDYNLPNKVKTEAYIVCTDEQPNIVLKKYANDLTTIAFCSKMEFDTQPPTGCAILTVSAQCEVHLLLKGLIESEKEITKLQKRKEQLEQTVNKLKQAMQAADYATKVPSEVQTANTEKLQQSEGEVQRIISAISTLKLM, encoded by the exons ATGGAGCAACCAGTTTCGAATGGTGAAACTGTGGCCCCGGCTGCGCTGGCAAACGGTGACGGTCCACCAAAAACTGCTAAACAATTGGAAAAGGAGGCCAAAAAGGCTGAAAAACTGGCGAAGTTGCAAGCAAAGTTGGATAAAAAAGCAGTAGCCCCTGCAGCTacggagaagaaagaaaaacctgAG AAAAAGGTAAAGGAAGCCAAAGAGACTGCCGTATATACAGCAAATACTGCGCCGGGCGAAAAGAAATACGTTGCGGGTGCGCTGCCGGACGCATACAGTCCTCGCTATGTTGAAGCCCAGTGGTACAGCTGGTGGGAAAAAGAAGGTTTTTTCACTCCTGAATATGGT cgTACAAGCATTTCGGAACCAAATCCTAAAGGGAAATTCGTCATGGTAATTCCACCACCCAATGTGACAGGCTCACTACATTTAGGTCACGCATTAACGAACGCCATCGAAGATGCAATTACACGATATCACCGTATGAAGGGCTTAACCACGCTGTGGGTGCCAGGTTGTGATCACGCCGGCATCGCCACGCAAGTGGTGGTTGAGAAGAAACTCTGGCGAGAGGAAAAGTTAACGCGTCATGATTTGGGGCGGGAAAAGTTCATTGAAAAGATATGGGATTGGCGTCGTGAAAAAGGTGTGCGCATCTACGACCAACTTAAGTGCTTGGGCTCTTCATATGATTGGACACGTGTCGCATTTACTATGGACCCTAAATTATGTCGAGCAGTTACTGAGGCATTTGTACGTCTCCATGAAGACGGTAGTATTTATCGGAGTTCACGTCTCGTTAACTGGTCTTGTGCGCTACGTTCGGCTATTTCCGATATTGAAGTGGACAAAATAGACATACCAGGAAGAACATTCTTTTCTATACCAGGATATAATGAAAAG GTTGAATTTGGTGTTTTGATCAAGTTTGCGTATAAAATTGAGAATTCCGATGAAGAAGTTGTAGTGGCTACCACACGTATTGAAACCATGCTGGGCGATACCGCTGTGGCCGTACATCCGCAAGACGAACGTTACAAGCATTTGCATGGCAAATTCGTACAACACCCATTCTGTGAGCGACGTATACCCATAGTTGTAGACGACTTTGTCGACATGAACTTCGGTACAGGCGCTGTGAAAATTACGCCTGCACATGATCCCAATGATTACGAAGTAGGCAAACGCTGTAATCTACCATTCatcactattttcaatgatgATGGTTACATAATTGGGGAATACGGCGAATTTAAAGGCATGAAGCGGTTTGATTGCCGTAAGCGTATCCTGGAAAAACTTAAAGAGTTGGGATTGTATCGCGAGACCGTCAATAATCCTATGGTAGTGCCCTTCTGCAGTCGATCCAAGGATGTGGTAGAGCCAATGATAAAACCACAATG GTATGTGAAATGCAATCAACTGGCTGCTGATGCAACTGAAGCAGTGCGTAAAGGTGaattgaaaatcataccagAACATCATACCAAAATTTGGTACCACTGGATGGAGGGCATACGAGATTGGTGTGTGTCGCGCCAATTATGGTGGGGTCACCGCATACCAGCCTATCATGTAACATTCAAAGATGAAACCATGAAACGAACT CACGATGACGAAGCCTATTGGATTGTAGCGCGCACGGAGCAGGAAGCACTTAAAAAAGCGAGTGAAAAATTCAATGTGGATCCCAGTAATATCGTGCTCCATCAGGATGAAGACGTGCTGGACACGTGGTTTAGTTCTGGTCTTTTCCCCTTCTCCGTCTTCGGTTGGCCTGGCAACACAGCTGATTTGCAAGCATTTTATCCAACCACTTTGCTTGAGACTGGTCACGACATTCTCTTCTTCTGGGTTGCCCGTATGGTATTCTTCGGACAGAAGCTGCTCGGCAAGTTGCCCTTCAAGGAAGTCTATCTGCATCCAATGGTACGCGATGCACATGGCCGAAAAATGTCCAAGTCTTTGGGAAATGTTATTGATCCCATGGACGTTATTAAGGGTATTACTTTAGAGGAGTTGCATAAGCTTTTATACGATTCCAACTTGGATCCGCGCGAAATTGAAAAGGCCAAAGCTGGACAAAAACAAGACTTCCCTAATGGCATTCCCGAATGCGGTTCAGATGCGCTGCGCTTTGCTCTGTGCGCTTACATTACCCAAGCGCGCGATATCAATCTGGATATTAATCGTGTGCAAGGCTACCGTTTCTTCTGCAACAAATTGTGGAATGCAACGAAATTTGCATTGATTTACTTCACCGGCGATGAGCGATATACATCTAATTTGACGCTTAGCGGTAACGAAAACAATATGGATTTGTGGGTGCTATCACGTTTGGCCACTGCTATCGAAGCGTGCAACACTGGTTTTGCACAGTACGATTTCGCAGCAGTTACAAGCGCTTGTTACAGCTTTTGGTTGTACGACTTATGCGATGTATATCTAGAATGCGTGAAGCCGATCTTCCAAAGTGGCAGTGATGAACAGAAAGCCGCGGCACGTCGTACTCTATTCGTGTGTCTCGATATGGGTCTGCGCATACTGTCACCGTTCATGCCATTCATTACCGAGGAGTTATTCCAACGGCTCCCACGGGCCGACAAAACGCCCAGTATTTGTCTTGCTGCTTATCCAG AAAATGTCACTTGGCACgacgaaaaaatcgaaaaagaaGTTGAATTCATGCAGAAAGCAGCCCGTATTATACGATCAGCACGCTCCGACTATAATCTACCCAACAAGGTGAAGACCGAGGCTTACATTGTGTGCACCGATGAGCAACCCAATATAGTGCTAAAGAAATATGCCAACGACTTGACCACAATTGCCTTCTGTTCTAAAATGGAATTCGATACTCAACCACCAACAGGTTGCGCAATACTCACTGTTAGCGCTCAATGTGAAGTGCATTTGTTGCTCAAAGGTCTTATTGAATCAGAGAAAGAAATAACGAAATTACAAAAGCGCAAAGAACAGTTAGAACAGACTGTAAATAAGCTGAAGCAAGCGATGCAGGCAGCTGATTATGCAACAAAAGTGCCCAGTGAAGTACAAACGGCCAATACGGAAAAGCTACAGCAATCGGAGGGTGAAGTGCAACGTATTATTTCCGCCATTAGTACGTTAAAATTGATGTAA
- the LOC128866140 gene encoding ATP synthase subunit s, mitochondrial, with the protein MTLLQTIPRPSLIRHCQRVLATYVAGSNMSALHKIPVYIQHQPQPVVHQPRQLWGYVAIAFNKVDNERLSKVGPDRLCAEWILKNGGGVGLVGMPNRVVKDYNSLPPESVKFNVQIVDATNASIMKIGFDHFAGCRHIDTVVLNNCKHLEDGGLEGLVHLKNTLKNLQVSGCYNLRDSCLDVISELTALKQLRLFDLIYVKDLQGVATKLRKLLPNCKIEVRSSE; encoded by the coding sequence ATGACTTTATTACAAACAATTCCTAGACCAAGTTTAATACGTCATTGTCAGCGCGTGCTAGCTACATACGTCGCTGGCAGCAATATGAGCGCGTTGCACAAGATTCCTGTTTATATTCAACACCAACCGCAACCTGTAGTGCACCAACCGCGTCAGCTTTGGGGTTACGTAGCGATTGCGTTTAACAAAGTCGACAATGAACGACTCTCCAAAGTGGGTCCAGACCGACTCTGCGCCGAATGGATACTAAAAAATGGTGGTGGTGTGGGGTTGGTGGGTATGCCAAACAGAGTCGTGAAGGACTATAACAGCCTGCCACCGGAGTCGGTTAAATTCAACGTTCAGATAGTTGATGCCACCAACGCATCCATTATGAAGATTGGTTTTGATCATTTTGCTGGTTGTCGGCATATAGATACTGTAGTGTTAAATAACTGTAAACATCTTGAGGACGGAGGCCTTGAAGGTTTGGTACACTTGAAAAATaccttaaaaaatttacaagtttCTGGCTGTTATAACCTGAGAGACAGTTGCCTCGACGTCATAAGTGAATTAACTGCACTAAAACAGTTACGCTTGTTCGATTTAATATATGTGAAAGATTTACAAGGCGTAGCCACCAAACTGCGAAAATTATTACCTAATTGCAAAATTGAAGTGAGGAGCTCTGAATAA